A single window of Bordetella genomosp. 11 DNA harbors:
- the tssB gene encoding type VI secretion system contractile sheath small subunit, whose protein sequence is MAKESSQKSIGRMRPPRVQIEYDVEVNGSEKKVNLPFVVGVMSDLSGQSLEELPPVAGRKFLEFDSENFDARMAAIKPRVATSVPNALTGEGNLGVDITFESMDDFSPAAIARKVEPLRRLLEARSHLSNLMTYMDGKVSAEDMVSQLLADPALMQTLAETAKPAGNQEGADAGAGAQDAPAADQPGNDEAPQS, encoded by the coding sequence ATGGCAAAGGAAAGTAGTCAAAAGTCGATCGGGCGCATGCGTCCGCCCCGCGTCCAGATCGAGTATGACGTCGAGGTAAACGGATCGGAAAAGAAGGTGAACCTGCCGTTCGTCGTGGGGGTCATGTCCGATTTGTCCGGCCAGTCGCTCGAAGAGCTGCCGCCGGTCGCCGGGCGCAAGTTCCTCGAGTTCGATAGCGAGAACTTCGACGCCCGCATGGCCGCGATCAAACCGCGCGTGGCGACCTCCGTGCCCAATGCCTTGACTGGCGAAGGGAATCTGGGCGTGGACATCACGTTCGAATCCATGGACGACTTCTCGCCCGCGGCCATTGCCCGCAAGGTCGAGCCCTTGCGCCGTCTGCTGGAAGCGCGCAGCCATTTGTCCAACCTGATGACCTATATGGATGGAAAGGTGTCGGCCGAGGACATGGTGTCCCAGCTGTTGGCCGATCCCGCGTTGATGCAGACCCTGGCCGAAACGGCCAAGCCGGCCGGCAACCAGGAAGGCGCGGACGCCGGAGCCGGCGCGCAGGACGCCCCTGCGGCGGACCAGCCGGGGAACGACGAGGCGCCGCAGTCGTAA
- the tssA gene encoding type VI secretion system protein TssA — MSDIDVLPAEGAVHDGALQSEAAVSPGAHRTLAGDAGHARPWLATIELSKYLQDISAEQPCGPDLQYDADYIELARLMQGTAAVEYGSMRIEAAGPDWKLVKPLVLKLLARTRDLRLAVWLVRVLVGQHGFPGLADGLSFIETCIERYWDHVHPMLDEDNDPVERLNILVALDDMDGVLGQVRLAPLVRSSMFGPVCLRDIEIAAGEIAPRPDEQAPEPGLIEAAVHAVGYADVEACLALLEYVCGCLERIEALLAQHTQPGGALAVEKLPAALRHAARAVQGYLSHHPGKAVEAVEPECVPSVEYAEVDDAAAMPSAGADGDIRSRDDVARQLDRICEYYAHQEPGSPVPVLLQRAKRLINMNFIELMSELAPQGSAEIGFLLGIRPEMPHPGIDPSEAYSTH; from the coding sequence GTGTCGGATATCGATGTTCTTCCCGCTGAGGGCGCCGTCCATGACGGCGCCTTGCAGTCCGAGGCCGCCGTGTCCCCTGGCGCACATCGAACTCTTGCGGGCGATGCGGGGCACGCCCGACCATGGCTGGCGACCATAGAGCTGTCCAAGTATCTGCAGGACATATCCGCCGAGCAGCCATGCGGTCCGGATCTGCAATACGACGCTGACTATATCGAGCTGGCGCGGCTCATGCAGGGCACGGCGGCCGTCGAGTACGGCAGCATGCGCATCGAGGCAGCCGGTCCCGATTGGAAGCTGGTCAAGCCGCTCGTGCTGAAACTGCTTGCGCGTACCCGCGATCTGCGCCTGGCCGTGTGGCTGGTGCGCGTGCTGGTAGGCCAGCATGGCTTTCCCGGCCTGGCCGACGGGCTCTCTTTCATCGAAACCTGCATCGAGCGTTATTGGGATCATGTGCATCCCATGCTCGACGAGGACAACGATCCCGTGGAGCGGCTCAACATTCTGGTTGCGCTGGATGACATGGATGGCGTCCTGGGCCAGGTCCGGCTTGCGCCATTGGTCCGCTCTTCGATGTTCGGACCCGTATGTCTGCGCGATATCGAGATCGCGGCGGGAGAGATAGCGCCTCGCCCGGATGAACAAGCGCCCGAGCCTGGCCTGATCGAAGCCGCTGTTCACGCTGTTGGCTATGCGGATGTCGAAGCCTGCCTGGCTCTGCTGGAATACGTATGCGGATGTCTCGAGCGCATCGAGGCGCTGCTGGCCCAACATACGCAGCCGGGGGGCGCGTTGGCGGTGGAGAAGCTGCCCGCGGCCCTGCGTCACGCCGCCAGGGCGGTGCAGGGCTATCTCTCGCACCATCCCGGCAAGGCCGTGGAGGCTGTCGAGCCGGAGTGCGTTCCCTCGGTCGAGTACGCCGAGGTCGACGATGCGGCCGCGATGCCGAGCGCCGGCGCGGATGGCGATATCCGCAGCCGCGACGATGTCGCCCGGCAATTGGACCGCATTTGCGAGTACTACGCGCACCAGGAGCCGGGCAGTCCGGTGCCCGTGCTGCTCCAGCGCGCCAAGCGTCTCATCAATATGAACTTCATCGAGCTCATGTCTGAGCTGGCTCCGCAGGGATCTGCGGAAATCGGCTTTCTTCTTGGTATTCGTCCCGAGATGCCTCATCCCGGTATCGATCCGTCGGAAGCTTATTCAACCCACTAA